A stretch of the Notamacropus eugenii isolate mMacEug1 chromosome 2, mMacEug1.pri_v2, whole genome shotgun sequence genome encodes the following:
- the CCN1 gene encoding CCN family member 1 has product MSTQAARSLAFAVTLFHLARLALSTCPASCQCPLEVPKCAPGVGLVLDGCRCCKVCAKQLNEDCSKLQPCDHTKGLECNFGASSTALKGICRAQSEGRPCEYNSRIYQNGESFQPNCKHQCTCIDGAVGCIPLCPQELALPNLGCTNPRLVKVAGQCCEEWVCDDDVAKDALDEMDGFMGKGLGIGASEIELTRNNELIAIGKGGTPLKQLPVFGSEPRIIYNLFHSQKCIVQTTSWSHCSKTCGTGVSTRVTNDNPQCRLVKETRICEVRPCGQTAYSTLKKGKKCNKTRKAAEPTKFTFAGCTSLKKYRPKYCGSCVDGRCCTPQQTRTVKVRFRCEDGELVTKNVMMIQSCKCIHNCPHANEGTFPFYRLFNDIHKFRD; this is encoded by the exons ATGAGCACTCAGGCAGCCAGAAGTCTCGCGTTCGCCGTCACCTTGTTCCATTTAGCCAGACTG GCACTCTCCACCTGCCCAGCCTCCTGCCAGTGTCCCCTCGAGGTACCCAAATGTGCCCCCGGAGTGGGGCTGGTTCTGGACGGCTGCAGATGCTGCAAGGTCTGTGCTAAACAGCTTAACGAAGACTGCAGTAAACTTCAGCCCTGCGACCACACCAAGGGTCTGGAATGCAACTTCGGCGCCAGTTCCACGGCTCTGAAGGGAATCTGCAGAG CCCAGTCCGAGGGAAGACCTTGTGAATATAACTCCAGAATATACCAGAACGGTGAAAGTTTTCAACCCAACTGTAAACACCAGTGCACATGTATTGATGGGGCGGTGGGGTGCATTCCTCTTTGCCCACAAGAACTGGCTCTTCCCAACTTGGGTTGCACCAACCCCCGGCTGGTCAAAGTGGCTGGACAGTGCTGTGAGGAATGGGTGTGTGACGACGATGTCGCCAAAGATGCCCTGGATGAGATGGACGGTTTCATGGGCAAGGGGCTTGGAATAGGGGCCTCTGAGATTGAACTCACCAGAAACAACGAGTTAATTGCCATCGGAAAAGGAGGCACCCCTCTAAAGCAACTCCCTG TTTTTGGATCGGAGCCACGCATCATATATAACCTATTTCACAGCCAGAAATGCATTGTTCAAACAACTTCATGGTCCCATTGCTCCAAGACTTGTGGAACTGGTGTCTCGACCAGAGTAACCAATGACAACCCCCAATGCCGCTTGGTTAAAGAAACCAGAATTTGTGAAGTGCGCCCCTGTGGCCAGACTGCATATAGCACACTCAAG AAGGGTAAGAAATGCAACAAAACGAGGAAAGCTGCCGAGCCTACGAAGTTTACCTTTGCTGGATGCACCAGCCTCAAAAAGTACCGGCCCAAATACTGCGGTAGCTGCGTAGATGGGAGGTGCTGCACGCCCCAGCAGACCAGGACTGTCAAAGTCCGATTCCGCTGCGAAGATGGAGAATTGGTCACCAAGAACGTCATGATGATCCAGTCTTGCAAATGCATCCACAACTGCCCACATGCCAACGAGGGCACGTTCCCATTTTACAGGCTGTTCAATGACATCCACAAATTTAGAGACTAA